Proteins found in one Phycodurus eques isolate BA_2022a chromosome 18, UOR_Pequ_1.1, whole genome shotgun sequence genomic segment:
- the LOC133417169 gene encoding LOW QUALITY PROTEIN: dynein regulatory complex protein 1-like (The sequence of the model RefSeq protein was modified relative to this genomic sequence to represent the inferred CDS: deleted 1 base in 1 codon), translated as MEEDKMAEEACEKLFFSGNEDAETGASTQERLPRGEQQQAKSCSPGRISKLERDLLAVVTDIQAAADAKESKRREELEEARRIRSELLEKDVKSSQQKFEEITARWALAEQVVVPHERQETLKWQQLLCAELIEDKRKVIKDLQQQELKRADHRYVKDLRRQAEELDLMMRRSEEVITTLTQAYREELDHIESIYQQEHDVLLTKDQTEWEQSLKEMWDKQQERLAERKKTVEEYEAKIRDLMMDPEYKYDAERAEHFADVQVLEREHQQMLADSMISNVNYIKDKHDREIYNLSHMKSRILSLQTEMKNLKSTCASTKKQSEKQSSCLSNDYKRSIEQYQCVQRRIRHFAVADARQFEETWRMLDKEVRQQAEKALLIDSIIYKQHLGLAWARPPGASAVDLSGPDNLRKRAGPEHGGAGMDEAAAASEEEEVPLETMKELMELLCDELDYLTEDRLQLLETLGKKEQNVVKLEALLHVFGMEEEDIPKLADFLLKYQQRQPAEGRSAGPVESGDKSQESATSSACSPNHILPALKDFLKHHSRFRSQASGQPRYWSADMWDSSSDEAYWESLASVITEDKLKVWDAAEIILKKQMTVLTEISDCIPEIKSLEQQNAELRRLLQRSVNPCV; from the exons ATGGAAGAAGATAAGATGGCTGAGGAGGCGtgtgaaaagttgtttttttctggaaatGAAGACGCCGAAACCGG AGCGTCCACGCAGGAGAGACTGCCTCGTggagaacaacaacaagcaaAG TCGTGCAGCCCTGGGAGAATTTCCAAGCTGGAGAGAGATTTGCTGGCAGTAGTGACTGACATCCAAGCTGCAGCTGACGCCAAAGAATCCAAACGAagggaagagctggaggaagctCGCAGGATACG CTCCGAGCTGCTGGAGAAGGACGTCAAGTCCAGCCAGCAGAAGTTTGAGGAGATCACTGCCAGGTGGGCTTTGGCCGAGCAGGTGGTCGTCCCTCATGAGCGGCAAGAAACCTTAAAGTGGCAACAGCTCTTGTGCGCGGAACTCATCGAGGACAAGAGGAAAGTCATCAAAGACCTGCAGCAg CAGGAGTTGAAGCGTGCAGATCATCGTTACGTGAAAGACTTGAGGAGGCAGGCGGAGGAGTTGGATCTGATGATGCGACGCTCTGAAGAGGTCATCACTACTCTGACGCAGGCCTACAGGGAGGAGCTGGATCACATTGAG AGCATCTATCAGCAGGAGCATGATGTCTTGCTCACAAAAGACCAGACAGAATGGGAGCAGAGCCTCAAGGAGATGTGGGACAAGCAG CAAGAGAGGCTGGCGGAGAGGAAAAAGACAGTGGAGGAGTACGAAGCTAAAATTCGCGACCTGATGATGGATCCGGAATATAAGTACGATGCCGAGAGGGCCGAACACTTTGCTGACGTTCAG gttcTGGAGAGGGAACATCAGCAAATGCTAGCCGACAGCATGATCAGCAATGTCAACTACATCAAAGACAAGCATGACAGAGAGATTTACAACTTAAGCCACATGAAGAGTAGAATCCTCAG TCTGCAGACGGAGATGAAAAACCTGAAGTCCACTTGTGCGAGCACCAAAAAACAGTCAGAGAAGCAGAGCAGTTGTCTGTCCAATGACTACAAACGCAGCATCGAGCAATACCAGTGCGTGCAGCGGAGAATCAG GCACTTTGCTGTCGCTGATGCCAGACAATTTGAGGAAACCTGGCGAATGCTTGACAAGGAGGTGAGGCAACAAGCGGAGAAGGCTTTGCTAATTGACTCCATCATTTACAAGCAGCACCTCGGCCTAGCCTGGGCGAGACCTCCAGGGGCCTCCGCCGTGGATCTGTCAGGTCCAGACAACCTTCGGAAACGAGCCGGCCCGGAACACGGCGGGGCTGGGATGGACGAAGCGGCTGCAGcatcggaggaggaggaggtgcccTTGGAGACCATGAAGGAACTCATGGAGCTGCTGTGTGATGAGTTG GACTACCTCACAGAGGACAGACTCCAGCTGTTGGAAACCCTGGGCAAGAAGGAACAG AATGTTGTGAAGCTGGAGGCTCTTCTCCAT GTTTTTGGCATGGAAGAGGAGGATATACCCAAACTGGCTGACTTCCTGCTGAAGTACCAGCAGAGGCAGCCAGCTGAG ggcCGTTCTGCTGGTCCAGTTGAATCCGGTGACAAGTCACAGGAAAGCGCCACCAGCTCTGCGTGTAGTCCTAACCACATCCTACCTGCTCTAAAAGACTTCCTGAAGCATCACAGCCGCTTCAG GAGCCAAGCTTCTGGGCAGCCTCGCTACTGGAGCGCAGACATGTGGGATTCCTCATCGGACGAAGCCTACTGGGAGAGTTTGGCCAGCGTCATCACCGAGGACAAACTCAAAGTGTGGGATGCGGCAGAGATCATACTGAAAAAGCAAAT GACAGTTCTTACTGAGATCTCAGATTGCATCCCTGAAATTAAGAGCCTGGAACAGCAGAATGCAGAACTTCGCAGGCTGCTGCAACGATCTGTCAACCCATGTGTATGA